One genomic segment of Pedosphaera parvula Ellin514 includes these proteins:
- a CDS encoding TatD family hydrolase, with protein sequence MSAALYDAHNHLQATELSPHLGTIQRQLNELNVAKMVVNGTQEQDWPAVLELARNNRMVIPTFGLHPWYVSQRSVHWQEKLTTCLNQVPAGIGEIGLDRWIEDYDLPQQEEVFVWQLRLAAERNLPVSIHCLRAWGRLLELLQEQPRPQCGFLLHSYGGPQEMIQPLAKLGAYFSISGHFAQERKGRQQEVFRQVPRDRLLIETDAPDMLPPEKYTDFPITGESSGKAVNNPANIGAIYRFVAELVDEQADVLRQRTEENFRKLFGRLLD encoded by the coding sequence ATGAGTGCGGCACTTTACGACGCTCATAACCATTTGCAGGCCACCGAGCTTTCTCCTCATTTGGGCACGATACAGAGGCAATTGAACGAATTGAACGTCGCAAAGATGGTTGTCAATGGCACCCAGGAGCAGGATTGGCCGGCAGTGTTGGAATTGGCTCGCAACAACCGCATGGTCATTCCCACATTTGGTTTGCATCCATGGTACGTCTCTCAACGTTCTGTTCATTGGCAGGAAAAATTGACGACTTGTCTAAATCAGGTTCCGGCAGGGATTGGAGAGATCGGACTGGATCGATGGATCGAAGATTACGATCTGCCGCAGCAGGAGGAAGTGTTTGTATGGCAATTACGGCTGGCTGCTGAAAGAAACCTGCCGGTGAGCATTCACTGTTTGCGCGCCTGGGGAAGGCTGCTGGAACTGCTACAGGAACAACCTCGACCGCAGTGTGGTTTTTTGCTCCATTCCTATGGCGGACCGCAGGAGATGATTCAGCCGCTCGCAAAACTGGGCGCCTACTTTTCAATCTCTGGACATTTTGCCCAGGAACGAAAAGGCAGGCAACAGGAGGTGTTCCGGCAGGTGCCGCGTGACCGATTGCTGATCGAGACCGATGCACCGGACATGTTGCCGCCGGAAAAATATACCGACTTTCCGATCACTGGTGAAAGTTCAGGAAAAGCAGTGAACAACCCGGCTAACATTGGGGCCATCTATCGTTTTGTAGCAGAGCTGGTGGATGAGCAGGCGGATGTGCTGAGGCAGAGAACTGAAGAGAACTTTAGGAAACTGTTTGGCAGGCTGCTGGATTAG
- a CDS encoding VWA domain-containing protein has translation MSTATQNKEERLRRWRLVLGGDEADGTGFGLSGTDAGMDKALGALYESERKGGLGSSNPNVSRWLGDIRTYFPSTVVQVMQKDALERLNLQQMLLEPELLQAVQPDVHLVANLLALKNIMPSKTRETARMVVRKVVEELERKLANPMRQAVMGSLNRATRNRRPRHNEIDWNRTIRANLKHYQPEYRTIVPETRIGYGRKRSSLRDIILCVDQSGSMATSVVYAGIFSAVLASLPAVQTRMVVFDTAVVDLSDKLSDPVDVLFGTQLGGGTDINKALSYCQGLIRQPQDTILVLISDLYEGGNSKEMLKRMGSIVAAGTQVVTLLALNDDGAPMFDHQHAAAFAGMEIPSFACTPDLFPELMAAAISKQDIGQWAATRNVAVTK, from the coding sequence ATGTCCACAGCTACACAGAATAAAGAGGAAAGATTGAGACGGTGGCGGTTGGTTTTGGGTGGAGATGAGGCAGACGGGACAGGCTTTGGGCTGTCCGGAACCGACGCTGGAATGGACAAGGCATTGGGTGCGCTTTATGAGTCCGAGCGGAAGGGCGGACTTGGCAGTTCGAATCCCAACGTTTCGCGCTGGCTGGGAGATATTCGGACTTACTTCCCTTCAACAGTGGTGCAGGTGATGCAGAAGGATGCATTGGAACGATTGAATCTGCAGCAGATGTTGCTGGAGCCGGAATTGTTGCAGGCAGTCCAACCGGATGTGCACCTGGTGGCGAATCTGTTGGCCTTGAAAAACATCATGCCGAGCAAGACTAGGGAAACGGCACGGATGGTTGTTCGGAAGGTAGTTGAAGAGTTGGAACGGAAACTGGCGAATCCGATGCGACAGGCGGTGATGGGGAGCTTGAATCGCGCGACACGCAATCGCAGGCCGCGGCACAATGAAATTGATTGGAACCGCACCATTCGGGCCAACTTGAAACATTATCAACCGGAGTATCGCACGATTGTCCCAGAAACACGGATTGGTTACGGACGCAAGCGCTCATCGCTTCGCGACATTATTTTGTGCGTGGATCAGAGTGGGTCGATGGCAACTTCGGTGGTTTACGCGGGAATTTTCAGCGCGGTACTCGCATCGCTGCCAGCAGTGCAAACGCGGATGGTGGTGTTCGATACGGCAGTCGTGGATTTAAGCGATAAGCTGAGTGATCCGGTGGATGTGTTGTTTGGCACGCAACTGGGAGGTGGTACGGATATCAACAAGGCATTGAGCTATTGCCAGGGATTGATCCGCCAACCGCAGGACACAATTCTTGTATTGATCAGCGATCTTTATGAAGGTGGCAACAGCAAGGAAATGTTGAAACGCATGGGATCCATTGTAGCTGCGGGGACGCAGGTGGTGACCTTGCTGGCGTTAAATGATGACGGGGCTCCGATGTTTGATCATCAACACGCCGCAGCATTTGCCGGCATGGAGATTCCTTCATTTGCCTGCACCCCCGATTTGTTTCCGGAGCTTATGGCGGCGGCGATTTCCAAACAGGATATTGGACAATGGGCGGCGACACGAAACGTAGCCGTGACGAAGTAG
- a CDS encoding SufE family protein — translation MTAKDKKQALLTELAHFKDAQQRFAYVVEQGRRQEPLKETFKIDAYRVEGCLAKLWLVSEFKEGKCYFHTDSESAIMKGISTVLCNFYSDLTPLEIVSHDPSFLAEVGITQHLTPNRRNGLARVWEKIRDYAQTQLTSVSEPKRKLE, via the coding sequence ATGACAGCCAAAGACAAGAAGCAGGCATTGCTAACCGAGCTCGCGCACTTCAAAGATGCGCAGCAACGATTTGCCTACGTGGTGGAACAAGGCCGCAGACAGGAGCCGCTGAAGGAAACGTTCAAGATCGATGCTTATCGCGTGGAAGGTTGTCTGGCAAAACTGTGGCTGGTGTCGGAGTTTAAAGAGGGAAAATGTTATTTTCACACGGATTCCGAATCCGCCATCATGAAGGGTATTTCCACGGTGCTTTGCAATTTTTATAGTGATCTGACGCCTTTGGAAATTGTGAGCCATGATCCCTCGTTTTTGGCTGAAGTAGGAATCACACAACATTTAACCCCCAATCGGCGGAATGGCTTGGCACGAGTCTGGGAAAAAATCCGCGATTATGCCCAGACTCAATTGACCTCAGTTTCAGAACCCAAAAGGAAACTTGAATGA
- a CDS encoding DUF5682 family protein, giving the protein MSVHIFGIRHHGPGSARSLREALEALKPDMILVEGPPDAEAALPLLMHEQMEPPVALLVYVPENPKQAVYYPFAVFSPEWQALRYGFGKNVPVRFMDLPLTHQLAEEALEAKEIAVKGDEADAEAECEECEITQEQPIEPALLPALKALLQRDPLAHLAEAAGYSDSERWWEHMVEHRHNSTELFEAILEAMTALREASLESSLAILNPLREQRREAHMRQTIRVAEKEGFQRIAVVCGAWHAPALTKMPAAKEDAELLKGLLKVKVQATWVPWTYGRLAFASGYGAGIESPGWYQHLWDCRDGKKGRNAETQDIIIKWLTRVAHLLRGEDLDASSASVIETVRLAESLAAVRSRPLPGLPELNEATQTVLCHGEHLPLRLIHDKLVVSERLGKVPDETPVVPLQQDLQREQKRLRLPPEALEKMLDLDLRKDTDLGRSQLLHRLNLLNIPWGQAERASGKKGTFHEVWRVRWQPEFAVAIIEAAIWGNTVASAASGRAYKLAEEAPALPELTALLDQTLLADLPDAIRHIMVRLQNEAAVASDVPQLMAALPPLAQILRYGNVRQTDSTLIDQIVSGLVARICIGLPVACASLDDEAAADMFERLLAVQSALSLLQKEEYLKAWQTVLKQLSQQQGIHGLLAGRCCRLLMDAGVFSREESARRMGLALSTANEPVQAAAWVEGFLKGSGLLLLHDESLWQVLDEWVCELKDETFTALLPLLRRTFSTFSAPERRQMGERVRSGTSKLASQVQKMDFDEERAAKVLPLVAKLLGIEN; this is encoded by the coding sequence ATGTCGGTTCATATCTTTGGTATAAGACATCATGGTCCCGGCTCAGCGCGGAGTTTGCGCGAGGCGCTGGAAGCGTTGAAGCCTGACATGATTTTGGTGGAAGGTCCACCCGATGCGGAAGCAGCGCTACCGCTGCTGATGCATGAACAGATGGAACCGCCGGTGGCGTTGCTCGTCTATGTGCCGGAGAATCCCAAGCAGGCAGTTTATTATCCGTTTGCGGTGTTCTCGCCCGAATGGCAGGCCCTGCGATATGGCTTCGGCAAAAATGTTCCGGTGCGCTTCATGGATTTGCCGCTGACACATCAATTGGCGGAGGAAGCTTTGGAGGCAAAGGAGATCGCAGTCAAAGGTGATGAAGCCGATGCGGAAGCAGAGTGTGAGGAATGCGAAATTACTCAGGAACAGCCGATAGAGCCAGCATTGTTACCTGCTTTGAAAGCCTTGTTGCAACGTGATCCCCTCGCCCACCTGGCGGAAGCGGCGGGTTATAGCGACAGCGAGCGTTGGTGGGAACACATGGTGGAGCATCGGCATAATAGCACGGAACTGTTTGAAGCGATTCTGGAGGCAATGACGGCATTACGCGAGGCGTCGTTGGAATCTTCATTGGCGATACTCAATCCGCTTCGCGAGCAACGACGTGAAGCGCACATGCGGCAGACCATTCGCGTGGCGGAGAAGGAAGGATTTCAGCGAATAGCGGTTGTGTGTGGAGCTTGGCATGCGCCGGCATTGACGAAAATGCCAGCGGCGAAGGAGGACGCGGAGTTGCTGAAAGGATTGCTGAAAGTGAAGGTCCAGGCGACGTGGGTGCCGTGGACTTACGGGCGGCTGGCGTTTGCGAGCGGTTATGGCGCGGGGATTGAATCGCCGGGATGGTATCAGCACCTGTGGGATTGCCGGGATGGCAAGAAAGGCAGGAACGCGGAGACGCAGGATATTATCATCAAGTGGCTGACGCGGGTGGCGCATCTGCTGCGCGGAGAAGATTTGGATGCGTCGTCAGCTAGCGTGATTGAAACCGTGCGGCTGGCGGAGTCGTTGGCGGCAGTGAGGAGTCGTCCCCTGCCCGGCCTGCCCGAATTAAATGAAGCAACGCAAACGGTTTTGTGTCACGGCGAACATCTGCCGTTGCGGTTGATCCATGACAAGCTCGTGGTGAGCGAGCGTCTGGGCAAAGTGCCGGATGAAACGCCGGTGGTGCCATTGCAACAGGATTTGCAACGCGAGCAGAAACGACTGCGTTTGCCGCCGGAGGCTTTGGAGAAAATGCTGGACCTGGACTTACGCAAAGATACGGATCTTGGACGGAGCCAATTGTTGCATCGACTGAATTTATTGAACATTCCATGGGGCCAGGCAGAGCGGGCGAGCGGGAAGAAAGGGACTTTTCACGAAGTGTGGCGCGTGCGATGGCAGCCGGAATTTGCGGTCGCGATTATTGAGGCAGCCATTTGGGGAAACACGGTGGCGAGTGCGGCGTCGGGTCGGGCGTATAAATTGGCAGAGGAGGCGCCGGCGTTGCCGGAATTGACGGCGTTGTTGGACCAAACGTTGCTGGCTGATTTGCCTGATGCGATTCGGCATATCATGGTCCGGCTGCAAAACGAAGCAGCGGTGGCGAGTGATGTGCCGCAGTTGATGGCCGCGCTGCCGCCATTGGCGCAGATTTTAAGATATGGCAACGTGCGTCAGACAGACTCGACGTTGATCGATCAGATTGTTTCGGGATTGGTGGCGAGAATTTGCATTGGGTTGCCGGTAGCATGTGCTTCGCTGGATGATGAGGCGGCAGCAGATATGTTCGAACGTTTGCTGGCGGTTCAAAGTGCGCTCTCACTGTTGCAAAAGGAAGAGTATCTCAAGGCGTGGCAGACAGTTTTAAAACAACTCTCGCAGCAGCAAGGAATTCACGGATTGTTAGCGGGGCGGTGTTGTCGCCTGCTGATGGATGCGGGAGTTTTCAGCCGGGAGGAATCGGCGCGGCGGATGGGATTGGCATTATCCACCGCGAATGAGCCTGTTCAGGCGGCGGCCTGGGTGGAAGGTTTTCTCAAAGGAAGCGGATTGTTGCTCCTGCACGATGAATCGTTGTGGCAGGTGTTGGATGAGTGGGTTTGCGAGTTGAAGGATGAAACCTTTACAGCATTACTGCCTCTGCTGCGGAGAACTTTTTCGACCTTCTCCGCACCCGAAAGAAGGCAGATGGGCGAACGAGTGCGGAGCGGAACGTCAAAGCTTGCAAGCCAGGTGCAAAAGATGGATTTCGACGAGGAACGCGCAGCGAAGGTTCTGCCGTTGGTTGCAAAGTTGTTGGGAATTGAAAACTAA
- a CDS encoding cupin domain-containing protein, with amino-acid sequence MSAKTSTVSVPRDLERCINPPRVLSFNLKDDGSIPNNPKLPLLIYHQAIDLAERRDPASIFERLFAAHDWEGSWRNGIYTFHHYHSTTHEVLGIYNGSATVRFGGENGITQKLRYGDVVIIPAGVAHKNLGSSANLGVVGAYPGGQPWDMNYGRKGERPQADHNIAHAPFPEADPIYSHEGPIFQYWNS; translated from the coding sequence ATGAGTGCGAAGACATCCACAGTGTCGGTGCCTCGGGACCTCGAAAGGTGCATCAACCCACCGCGTGTACTTTCTTTTAATTTGAAGGATGACGGCAGCATACCCAACAACCCGAAACTACCTCTGTTAATTTATCATCAAGCTATTGATCTAGCTGAGCGCCGAGATCCCGCCTCCATTTTTGAGCGTTTGTTTGCCGCTCACGACTGGGAAGGTTCCTGGCGAAATGGAATTTATACGTTTCACCACTATCACAGCACCACCCACGAAGTCCTTGGTATCTACAATGGCTCGGCCACCGTCCGCTTCGGTGGTGAAAATGGTATCACGCAAAAATTGCGCTACGGCGATGTCGTTATCATTCCAGCTGGTGTGGCTCATAAAAATCTCGGTTCGAGTGCCAACCTTGGAGTTGTCGGCGCTTATCCTGGCGGCCAACCATGGGATATGAATTATGGCCGGAAAGGCGAGCGTCCGCAGGCTGACCATAATATCGCGCACGCTCCATTCCCTGAAGCTGATCCCATCTACAGTCATGAGGGCCCAATCTTCCAATATTGGAACAGTTAA
- a CDS encoding LuxR C-terminal-related transcriptional regulator encodes MEAANSNLAGLVWCYKEIADRMGISIQTAREYVCATCRKLHVSSRTEAVVKHLQNNKAGGQRYRLQTKWRKVDQRLQPMVIDQWAQWSNWLDSGWFFQH; translated from the coding sequence ATGGAGGCTGCCAACAGCAATCTTGCAGGGTTAGTTTGGTGCTACAAGGAGATCGCAGATCGCATGGGAATCAGTATTCAGACAGCTCGTGAATACGTATGCGCCACCTGCCGTAAGCTCCATGTCAGTTCTCGCACCGAGGCCGTTGTCAAGCACCTGCAGAACAACAAGGCCGGCGGACAAAGATATCGACTCCAAACCAAGTGGAGGAAGGTCGATCAACGCCTGCAACCGATGGTTATAGATCAATGGGCACAGTGGTCCAATTGGTTGGACTCAGGCTGGTTTTTCCAACATTAG
- a CDS encoding tRNA threonylcarbamoyladenosine dehydratase, whose product MSQYEERFGGIGRLYSAAGLERIRSAHVCVIGIGGVGSWAVEALARSGTGELTLIDLDEVCVSNVNRQLHALDGEIGKSKVEVMARRTQAINPECKVHAVNAFFTESNAQEILATRFDYVLDAIDSSSKKCLMIALCRDKGIPIITTGAAGGRRNPAAIQLVDLTQSTNDRLLRETRSKLRTRHGFPRGEKKFNVACVCSTELPVYPSQDGSVCPQPEPGTDHRLNCSSGFGSATFVTGAFAFLATAHIVHEIAQREK is encoded by the coding sequence ATGAGCCAGTATGAAGAACGTTTCGGCGGCATAGGCCGTCTTTATTCTGCTGCGGGGTTGGAGCGTATCCGTTCCGCTCACGTCTGTGTGATTGGCATCGGTGGTGTGGGTTCATGGGCTGTCGAGGCCCTGGCCCGTTCTGGCACGGGTGAGTTGACGCTCATTGATCTCGATGAGGTCTGTGTCAGCAACGTGAACCGCCAGCTGCACGCTCTGGATGGCGAGATTGGAAAATCGAAAGTCGAGGTGATGGCCCGGCGAACTCAAGCCATCAATCCCGAGTGCAAAGTTCATGCCGTGAACGCTTTCTTTACGGAATCCAACGCGCAGGAAATCCTCGCTACCCGCTTTGACTATGTGCTTGATGCCATCGATAGCTCTTCTAAAAAATGCCTGATGATCGCGCTGTGCCGTGACAAAGGCATTCCCATTATCACGACCGGGGCTGCGGGCGGTCGTCGTAATCCCGCCGCCATTCAACTGGTTGACCTGACCCAATCCACAAATGACCGTCTCCTGCGGGAAACCCGAAGCAAACTGCGCACCCGCCATGGTTTTCCACGCGGCGAAAAAAAGTTCAACGTCGCCTGTGTCTGCTCAACGGAACTCCCGGTTTATCCCTCTCAGGATGGTTCGGTATGCCCTCAACCCGAACCAGGCACTGACCACCGGCTCAATTGCAGCAGTGGCTTTGGCAGCGCAACTTTCGTGACTGGCGCTTTTGCCTTTCTTGCGACTGCGCATATCGTTCACGAGATTGCGCAACGTGAAAAATAA
- a CDS encoding DUF4388 domain-containing protein, whose protein sequence is MKKKKFVHQPDSEQLLELRRREEEIAAKPSAECYLKLADDYQNLGLNKESDRLLQLAESLEGGDRAHGHDHSKGLMSGAANPVMIAEVIQILSRTTLTGDLSIDAKTETFHLYFDKGQIINASSEHYPPALKSFCMALRVTSGTYRFAERPVDKIERLIEGNTEVLLLNAMYDKDQELSQKSGT, encoded by the coding sequence ATGAAAAAGAAGAAATTTGTTCACCAGCCAGACAGCGAGCAGTTGCTTGAGTTGCGACGCCGCGAGGAAGAGATCGCTGCCAAGCCATCGGCCGAGTGTTATCTCAAGCTTGCAGACGACTACCAAAATCTTGGCCTCAACAAGGAATCAGATCGTCTTCTACAGTTGGCCGAATCACTCGAGGGCGGTGACCGGGCTCACGGCCATGACCATTCCAAAGGGCTGATGTCTGGTGCCGCCAACCCGGTCATGATCGCCGAGGTAATCCAGATTCTGAGTCGAACGACGCTCACCGGTGATCTTTCAATCGATGCGAAGACAGAGACCTTTCACCTCTACTTCGATAAAGGCCAGATAATCAATGCCTCGAGTGAACACTATCCTCCAGCTCTGAAATCATTCTGCATGGCGTTACGCGTGACCTCCGGCACATATCGTTTCGCGGAAAGGCCGGTGGACAAGATCGAACGCTTGATTGAGGGCAATACGGAAGTTCTTCTACTCAATGCCATGTATGACAAAGATCAGGAGCTTAGCCAAAAATCCGGCACCTGA